In a genomic window of Ipomoea triloba cultivar NCNSP0323 chromosome 3, ASM357664v1:
- the LOC116011980 gene encoding uncharacterized protein LOC116011980 isoform X1: protein MTKLRKLNRPTGHRLSMLRTMVSQLVKHERIETTVAKAKEVRRLADNMVQLGKEGTLCAARRAAGFVRGDDVLHKLFTELAYRYKDRAGGYTRLLRTRIRVGDAAPMAYIDRFIDRENELRQSKPPTPQLPQRPAMDPWTKSRLSRQFAPPKEEKSTDSEN from the exons ATGACGAAGCTTAGGAAGCTGAATCGCCCAACGGGCCATCGACTTTCCATGCTCAG GACGATGGTTTCGCAGTTGGTGAAGCATGAGCGTATAGAGACCACAGTCGCTAAA GCCAAGGAAGTTCGTAGGCTTGCTGATAATATGGTGCAGCTTGGGAAAGAG GGAACTCTATGTGCTGCAAGGCGTGCTGCTGGCTTTGTGCGTGGGGATGATGTTCTTCACAAACTATTTACAGAACTGGCCTATAGATACAA GGACAGAGCTGGTGGATACACTAGGTTGTTAAGAACAAGAATACGTGTTGGTGATGCTGCACCTATGGCCTATATTGA CAGATTCATTGATAGGGAAAATGAACTTAGGCAATCAAAACCACCCACTCCACAGCTACCACAAAGACCAGCCATGGATCCCTGGACAAAGTCTCGGCTCAGTAGGCAGTTTGCACCCCCTAAAGAGGAGAAAAGCACCGACTCTGAGAATTGA
- the LOC116011980 gene encoding uncharacterized protein LOC116011980 isoform X2, whose protein sequence is MTKLRKLNRPTGHRLSMLRTMVSQLVKHERIETTVAKAKEVRRLADNMVQLGKEGTLCAARRAAGFVRGDDVLHKLFTELAYRYKDRAGGYTRLLRTRIRVGDAAPMAYIEFIDRENELRQSKPPTPQLPQRPAMDPWTKSRLSRQFAPPKEEKSTDSEN, encoded by the exons ATGACGAAGCTTAGGAAGCTGAATCGCCCAACGGGCCATCGACTTTCCATGCTCAG GACGATGGTTTCGCAGTTGGTGAAGCATGAGCGTATAGAGACCACAGTCGCTAAA GCCAAGGAAGTTCGTAGGCTTGCTGATAATATGGTGCAGCTTGGGAAAGAG GGAACTCTATGTGCTGCAAGGCGTGCTGCTGGCTTTGTGCGTGGGGATGATGTTCTTCACAAACTATTTACAGAACTGGCCTATAGATACAA GGACAGAGCTGGTGGATACACTAGGTTGTTAAGAACAAGAATACGTGTTGGTGATGCTGCACCTATGGCCTATATTGA ATTCATTGATAGGGAAAATGAACTTAGGCAATCAAAACCACCCACTCCACAGCTACCACAAAGACCAGCCATGGATCCCTGGACAAAGTCTCGGCTCAGTAGGCAGTTTGCACCCCCTAAAGAGGAGAAAAGCACCGACTCTGAGAATTGA